In a single window of the Canis lupus dingo isolate Sandy chromosome 18, ASM325472v2, whole genome shotgun sequence genome:
- the LOC112659272 gene encoding LOW QUALITY PROTEIN: aldehyde dehydrogenase family 3 member B1-like (The sequence of the model RefSeq protein was modified relative to this genomic sequence to represent the inferred CDS: inserted 2 bases in 1 codon), which produces MDPLADTLRRLREAFSAGRTRSPEFRAAQLKGLGRFLQENKQLLQEALAQDLHKSVFEAETSELLMCQNEVDLALKNLHNWMKDEPVAKNLFTQLDSAFIQKEPFGLVLIIAPWNYPMNLPLVSLVGALATGNCVVLKPSELSKSTEKVLAEVLPQYLDQSCFAVVLGGPQETRQLLEHKFDYIFFPGSPRVGRIVVAAPAKHLTPVTLELGGKNPCYVDDDCDPQTVANRVAWFRYFNCGQTCVAPDYALCSPHTRXGAITRFYGEDPRRSPSLGRVRRLRGLLGCGRVAIGGQSNRTSAPSVVTQMLHQTSSGIVGGNQGFIHLTLSTLLLGGVDEPCPPLEPPPRPPPPSLGLSSLPAVGCCYGWVGCRP; this is translated from the exons ATGGACCCCTTGGCGGACACCCTGCGGCGGCTGCGGGAGGCCTTCAGCGCGGGGCGGACGAGGTCCCCCGAGTTCAGGGCTGCGCAGCTCAAGGGCCTGGGCCGCTTCCTGCAAGAAAACAAGCAGCTTCTGCAGGAGGCGCTGGCGCAGGACCTGCACaag TCAGTCTTTGAGGCTGAAACATCTGAGCTCCTCATGTGCCAGAATGAGGTTGACCTGGCGCTCAAGAATCTGCACAACTGGATGAAGGATGAGCCTGTGGCCAAGAACCTG TTCACGCAGCTGGACTCGGCCTTCATCCAGAAGGAGCCCTTCGGCCTGGTGCTCATCATCGCGCCCTGGAACTACCCCATGAACCTGCCGCTGGTGTCCCTGGTGGGTGCCCTGGCCACAG GGAACTGTGTGGTGTTGAAGCCATCAGAATTAAGTAAGAGCACGGAGAAGGTCCTGGCTGAGGTCCTGCCCCAATACCTGGACCAG AGCTGCTTTGCCGTGGTGCTGGGAGGGCCCCAGGAGACCCGGCAGCTGCTAGAACACAAGTTTGACTACATCTTCTTCCCTG GGAGCCCCCGGGTGGGCAGGATCGTCGTGGCCGCCCCCGCCAAGCACCTGACGCCCGTCACACTGGAGCTGGGGGGCAAGAACCCCTGCTACGTGGACGACGACTGCGACCCCCAGACCGTGGCCAACCGCGTGGCCTGGTTCCGCTACTTCAACTGCGGCCAGACGTGCGTGGCGCCCGACTACGCCCTGTGCAGCCCCCACACGCG GGGCGCCATCACCCGCTTCTACGGCGAGGACCCGCGGCGCTCCCCGAGCCTGGGCCGCGTCCGGCGGCTGCGGGGCCTGCTGGGCTGCGGCCGCGTGGCCATCGGCGGCCAGAGCAACAGGACGAGCGCTCCATCG GTAGTGACCCAGATGCTCCATCAGACCAGCAGCGGCATTGTCGGAGGCAACCAGGGCTTCATTCACCTGACTCTGTCGACCTTGCTGCTGGGGGGCGTTGATGAGCCCTGCCCTCCTCTAGagcccccaccccgacccccacccccaagcctggGGTTG AGCTCCCTGCCAGCTGTGGGCTGCTGCTACGGCTGGGTGGGCTGCCGGCCTTAG
- the ACY3 gene encoding LOW QUALITY PROTEIN: N-acyl-aromatic-L-amino acid amidohydrolase (carboxylate-forming) (The sequence of the model RefSeq protein was modified relative to this genomic sequence to represent the inferred CDS: inserted 2 bases in 1 codon; deleted 2 bases in 1 codon), with the protein MHSLLSSSGLEKLNELHYPPYTAHSQKLITWVLGSHSQLLGPKASGRVINFALDPHTTAASMGTCLITEAVHKVSAMHLCHYLLVALPPQRTNGRTPAQSFCTSCQGRRVTPKEVMGGLGPQDDWSPALDLGPQPQGPLQADXMRTLVAEVLDFIELFNQVLGTSMAFPAFEMEANRTVGSVDFARTESGDLAGTAHPQLPGCAQDSQPLLPGMPISQMFSDEDVLSEGESTVYPVFINEAAYYENGMAVIQIEKLPLCACPAGVGPHPHLRALTPTQIHPASAFPSEQCVLSHSPESRGPLCHPL; encoded by the exons ATGCACAG CCTGCTCTCCTCATCGGGCCTGGAGAAGCTCAACGAACTCCACTACCCGCCCTACACTGCCCACAGCCAGAAGCTGATAACCTGGGTCTTGGGCTCCCACAG CCAGCTACTGGGGCCCAAGGCCTCAGGCAGGGTGATCAACTTTGCCCTTGATCCACACACCACTGCAGCCAGCATGGGCACCTGTCTCATCACAGAAGCTGTCCACAAGGTCTCTGCCATGCACCTGTGCCACTACCTTCTGGTGGCCCTGCCCCCTCAGAGGACAAA CGGCAGGACCCCTGCCCAGTCTTTCTGTACCAGCTGCCAGGGGAGAAGAGTTACACCCAAGGAAGTAATGGGTGGGCTGGGACCTCAGGATGACTgg TCCCCAGCCCTGGATCTGGGACCCCAGCCTCAGGGCCCGCTGCAGGCAGA CATGAGGACCCTGGTCGCCGAAGTCCTGGACTTTATTGAGCTCTTCAATCAGG TCTTGGGCACAAGCATGGCCTTTCCTGCTTTTGAGATGGAAGCAAACAGAACCGTGGGCAGCGTGGACTTCGCA CGCACCGAGTCTGGGGACCTGGCAGGCACCGCGCATCCTCAGCTGCCGGGGTGT GCCCAAGACTCCCAGCCGCTGCTGCCCGGGATGCCCATCTCCCAGATGTTCAGTGATGAAGATGTGCTCTCTGAGGGGGAGTCCACTGTGTACCCCGTGTTCATCAATGAGGCCGCCTACTATGAGAACGGCATGGCTGTCATCCAGATTGAGAAGCTCCCACTCTGTGCCTGCCCTGCCGGTGTtggccctcacccccacctcaggGCCCTAACCCCCACCCAGATCCACCCAGCCTCAGCTTTCCCATCCGAACAATGTGTCCTGAGCCACAGTCCTGAGTCCAGGGGCCCCCTTTGCCACCCGCTATAA